The following DNA comes from Ochotona princeps isolate mOchPri1 chromosome 8, mOchPri1.hap1, whole genome shotgun sequence.
ATGCTGGCCCCACAGGGAATTTCTATACAAATTCCATTGTTTTATAAATAAGTCGAAACTTGCCATTTTaaccatctcttttttttttaaagatttatttatttttattacaaagtcagatatacagagaggaggagagacagagaggaagatcttccgtccgatgattcactccccaagtgagtcgcaacagccggtgctgcgccgatccgaagccaggaacctggaacctctccctggtctcccacgcgggtgcagtgtcccaatgcattgggccgtcctcgactgctttcccaggccacaaacagggagctggatgggaagtggagctgccgggattagaactggcgcccatatgggatcccggtgcgttcaaggcgaggactttagccgttaggccacgccgccgggccccattttaaccatttcttaatccctatttatctgagaggcagagagacaaagatccctCCACCGGCTCATTTCCCATGCGTTCACAGCAGTCACCCCTGGGCCAgccaaagttgggagctggaaactcaatctggtTCCTCCACACGGGCGCCAGGGTCCAGccgcctgagccatcactgctgcctcctggggcctaCACTGGCATGAACCCAGCCTGACTCCTCCCCTGCTTTGCGGTCCTTCTGGCATCTCTCGCTCACTGACCTGTTAATGGTGTCCAGGTAAGGGCAGTGGCGGCTCCTCCGGTCCTCGGAATCCACGCGGCCATTCTTCGCTGAAAGGAAAATCACCAGAAGCTCTGAGAACGAGCAAGCAGGCCCAAGACACAGCTGAGGACCCAGAGAACGGTGAACAACCAGTCTAGAGGAGTTCCCAGTTAGGACACACTCCTCTGAGAGAGCAACAACACAGCCGATAATAATCATAATGTCTACTGGGGGGACAAGCCACAAACCAAGAGAAAATACACAGGTGACATATAAACAAAGGACTCTTTCATCTATTACATAAAGAAATTTCACAGGGTAACAGAATCATGAAATGACGAATAAATACAACGGGTAAGAACAATTTCAAGAAGAGTATCCTATACGTTAACGCCCTTGAATCTGACACTCAGCAGGAACCCTGAGGGTCCTCTGGCTTTAACCTCTCTGCAAGCTGAACAAGTAGCTCGCTTGATGGAGGACACCCAACTCCTGGGACTGAAACAACGCACAGTCTCGCAGTAACAGCAGTGGCTGAGACATAAGCTCTCACAAAGAGCGGAATTCGGAGTCAGGAGATGCCAAGTCCTTTACGAGGGACTGTGTGTGGGCCCCCAATCTGTGCTCTATAGGGAAACTCCAGCTCGGGGTTCCCTGACCGCACCCTAAGAGCATCACCCgtgccagcccagcctggggtcGCGCAGAGCACTGTCAGGGCTGACGTGAACACTGCCTCACGTGAAAACGTTAAACCCTCGGGCCCGCCGCACGCTCGGCGTCCTCCGTCCTCCCCGCACCCAGGTGGGCACGTCAGCCCAGGGTCCCGAAGAACCAGAAGGAAGGCGGCGCCCCGGCCGGGCCTCGCGCACCTCGCACCTCCCGCTCGGGCTCCGAGTCGTCGTCGGCCTCGCGCTCCCTCTTGACGCGCACGGCGGGGACGGCGGCCGGGGCCTCGCGCGCGCTCGCCGCCTCGACCTCGCGCTTCACACGCCCCGGGCTGCCCCGGGCACTGGCCGCCTCGGGCTCCCGTTCCCGATCCCGCTCTCGCTTGACGCGACTCGAGCTGCTCCGGGACTCGGACTCGCGCTTCCCGCGGGTGGAACCGCGAGACTCCCGCTTGGCCCGGGAGGACATGGCCACTGCCGGCCGCGGCGCCACAGCGCAGGCGCACAGGCACGCTCGCAGTGCGCGGCGCGCAGCCAATCAGGAGCCGAGCTGGCGGAGCGCGCTACGAGTCGCCGGCAGGGACAAACGGAACCAACGGTGACGGTGGGCGGGGCCGCCGCCGTCCAGCTCGGGGCACGCGGCTGCTCAGCAGAAACAGTGCCGTTAGTGAGAGTTCGCAGATGAGTTTTATGTGCCAACTGTCCGCAGAAGCTCTCGTTTCCTTCCAGTAATAATAGAAAAAGCCCCGCCCTCACCCGGTCTGCGCGGCGAACCGGGCGCGTCCCGCCAGCCCGCCCGCGAGCCGGAAGTCAGGCGTCACGGACGGAAGCTGAGCGAAGGGTGTCCCCCGGCCGGTGGGCTGCCGTTGGGCCCGTTGAGGTGGCGGCGAACCCAGGGTTCCGGATGGAGGCAGCCCGGGGTCCCGGGCCCAGGCTGTGCTGCAAGCCCGGTGGGCGGCTGGACATGAGCCACGGCTTCGTGCACCACATCCGACGGAACCAGATCGCCCGGTACCTCCCCGCCcctcgccgccgccgctgcccgtGGCCTGGGCCGGGCACGGCCGGCCGGCGGTCCCTGACTCCCGCCTGGCTCCCCGCAGGGACGACTACGACAAGAAGGTGAAGCAGGCGGCCAAGGAGAAGGTGAGGAGGCGGCACACGCCCGCGCCGACGCGGCCCCGCAAGCCCGACCTGCAGGTGTACCTGCCGCGACACCGAGGTGAGGCCACCAGCCCCACCCACGTGGCTCCTCCCCCGATGCAGCaggggctcagctcagctcacccACCTCCTTCATCGCTCATTCTCCCCGGGGACTGGGAAGGGCTCCAGGCCCCGCAGCTAAGCATCGCTTGGTACCTGGGTGCCCAAGGAGTTGTCTGCCATGCTGGACTGCCCCACCTAGTAGTGGGGTTAAAACCTGGCCCCACTGTGAGCGACCAGCACCCACGTGGAGCATTAACCCAGCAACTGATCTTTTCCCCCAGCTTCCCTGCCACTCAGACCGCATAGGACGCTGACACTGCCCAGCATTAAAGTGCTCTCAGTTCTTCCCTATACTTCACCATGagagttaaattaaaaaaagaagattggaCTcgggctcaatggctaaatcctcaccttgcaagcacctgcatgggtgtcaatttgtgtcccagctgtcctgtttcccatccagttccctgcttgtggcctaggaaagcaatggaggatgacccaaagccttgggaccctgcacccatgtaagagacccaatggaagctcctggctacagatcagatcaggtccagcagttgcaaccagcagatggaggatatttctctctgttttgccttttctccttctctgcctttccaattaaaatggatgaatcttaaaaacatatatgtatacatttgatACAGTTAATAAACCAGCATTggtcaaatacaaaaaaaaaatgtataaatttatttttatttgaaaaccaaatttgcagagagacagacagatcttcccatccagatggccacagtggctgtagcTGGGCTCATCTGAAGCCATGAATCccgagcttctcccaggtcacccacatgggagcaggggcccaagggcttggaccatcttccactcctttcccaggccatatgcaggaagctgaattggaagtggagcagctgagacttgaggcggcacccatatgggatgctggtgcagaggattagctaatggAGCCATTGTACCATGCTGAGAATTATTTCTGTGTCAGTGTCAAGCAGTGGGTAAATGATGTGGCCAAGAGCTCTGTCAGTCGATGGCAGAGCTCTGCTCCCCTTCTGGAACCTTCCAGTCCCTGTTTGCCCAACACATGAGCCTTGTGTACCTACCCAGTGACAGGACTGTGCTGGCTCCAGGCAGGGACtccaaaatcaataaaaatgacagGTAGCATGTGTgcgtgaaaacacacacacaatgttccaAAGAAGGTTGGGTGCTTCCTTTCTGGGTGCACTTTTCCAGCATCTTCTCTGTGGGCAAGGGCTTCAGCAGcatccccttctctccttctggTTCATCCTTCCAGATGGCTCTACCCGCCCAGGCAAACCAGACCCTGAGGAGTCCAGTGACAGTAGCAGCAGTGGTGGTTCTGAACCGGAGCCTGCTGGCCACCAGCTCTTCTGCCTGGAGTACGAGGCAGACAGTGGCGAGGTCACGTCAGTGATTGTGTATCAGGTATGCACTGTGCAAAGAGCTGCAGCCAGGGCCCATGGCACAGCAGTTCTCAGAGGGGCCAGGACAGGGGGGCCTATGGGCCCCAGATGAGAGTCCCTGTTAGTAACAGGGAACATCTGAGaaaggacagaaactggcacaaagccttgagccaAGCAGAGTTCTGTACAGAAAAGTATTGTCCAGGGAACAGGGCAGGTCGTCTTTCTCAAAAGTGCACAGGCCCTGAGCTTGCTGACTTCCTCCACCTAGGATGATGACCCGGGAAGGGTGAGCGAGGAGGTGTCCGCCCACACGCCTCTGGATCCGCCCATGCGAGAAGCCCTCAAGTTGAGGGTCCAAGAGGAGATCTCCAAACGCCAGAACCGCCACTGACCAGCTTGAAAGCATTCTTTGCAGGCGGGATTCCCAGCCTTGAAAGAATTCTGCCCCAGGAGTTCAGCGCCAGGCTGCTTGATCTTGACACTGCCGgagctgctgcttgctgctgcaTCCATGGAGGCCTGCTCCCCCACAGCCATTTCCTGTGCTGGCCTCTGTGCCGGCCTTGTGAtctggaatttatttattttattttattttcttggaaggGGGAGTGTTGAACATGGCTCTCTTGCTGTTCTGGAAGCACAGACTTGAGAAGCAGGGTTTAGGAAGACCtaagctgtcctgctgctttgtcACTGGGCCCAcatgcctggctgctctgtgttCCACCCAGCACCCTGAGCcttgtttgttattttttgattgtttttctttgttggtgCTCACTTCCACCCACGTGtcctcaggctttttttttttttaagctttattcctttgttcttcctttccttcacCGCTTTGCCTTAGGCCaaatctctccccaccccttcaaAGGGACTGAGCACCTCCAGCTGCTCCAGACTTTGGAGGTGGGGGAGTTGATGGTGATCTGCCTTTCTCACAAGTTCTCTAAGTAATTCTGACACTAGGATAAAGTGGAAGACCTTCATTCTTGAAAGCTGCTCCCAAGCATGCCTCCCTTCCcggctcccaccaccaccacttcccTCTGTATCCCATGGCTTTCTGAAACAGCTTGCATGCTCCACTGCTTTGTACTGTCAGATAGGAGACCTAGAAAGATCCTGGTGCTAACCCACAAGGATTTCTTGCAGCAGAACCAATCTGAGGCTGCAGGATTCCTGCTGTGAATAGATTGACCACTAACAGAGAATTAGCAAAGCAAGCTTGCTTGAAGCTAACTCTGCAAGTGTGACTTAAAAGTCTGGCCCCTAAGTACCAAGGGAAACCCAACATCAGCAATAATTGCCTGTTTGGGgccagagttacagggagggtTGCTAAACAAGCTCTgctctgcctcttctccctgtCCCATGCCCATCTGCCGCCCTCTTTCTCCCACACTACCTCTCAAGGATACACCCAAGGtggcttccaaaagttcatgggaaatggaactgaaagGTAGTGTGGATGGTCTGAACTTCTTGAAGCCCCTGGTGTATATGTAACAGATCCTTCAAGAGCCCCAGGACAGCACTGCCGTTACCTAGGGAACATCTCTTCTACCGCAGGGTTAGATTAAGGTCTGAAGTCCACAAGATGCCGAGTACACCAAAGTTCCAAGGCAACTTGAGTTTGCCAGCAAATCAGCCTGACCTCAGCAGCTTGAAATGGACCTCTGAGCCCCAGAACTTCCTGAAGCCAAAGGCGTTTCTGCCCCCATGTCAAGATTCTGCACATCAGTTCGTCTGTCCCATGGCAACAGCTTTTTGCTCGAAGGACACCTGAGGGAACTGTGGGTTTGTAATCCAAACCCCCACAGATCATCTCAGAACAGGGCAAGGTAGCTACCTCCACCACACCATGACAGTAACAAAACACTGAGCTGTACCTTGCGGTACCCAGGAACACTGCGACAGTACAAGAGGCGGATTGCTTAGAAGGGCCTGGCTGTGAAAGCAGCCAGGGACCAGAGTACTCCCGACCCAAGGTTTTGCTGGGAGCTGCCCAAGGTTAAGTGCCTTAAACTGCCAGTCCTGGGCTCAGGTCTGCTTTCACAGGAGAAAGTCCCTTCCCTCTACTTATGCAACTGGCTACAAGTGCCTTATGTTAACTGCCCTCCTGGGTCAGGGCTATTCTCCCCACAGGTTACAGGACCAGTCACTTCAAGTCCGCCGGTTCTTCAATAGATCCTGTGGCTTGGCACATGGGATTTCACTGGAATCCTGTGACTGCTCAGTCTGGAGATTCTTTCTGTGTGCATCTCACAACTGGATTGCATGTTACACAGTTTTTGTATAACCCAGGTGTTTGGGGGACATGGTACCTGAGATTTCTAAacttcttttcctgttttgtgTGCAGGGACATTTGTGGTGTTTGCACAGTGCATCCTTCCATTTGTTTGTGAAGGGATCCTCAGAGACCCTTCCAGGTGCAGGCATACAAACTCCTTGCCTCACGACTTGGTTTTGCTGAAACTCTTGGTTTACCAAGTGTATGTGACACATTTTCCACCATGCAAGTATTCTAATCTGTGTAGCATGACTCTAAAGcactaacagccaggactggactgtTAACCTATTGTGTATTGTCAACTCCCCTTCCCCCCACTGGGAGTCCAAAATGGTACTATCTCATCTAATCACCAGATCTGCCTCTGAAAGTCCTCCACATGTTAAAAATCGGTGATTTGCCAGCCAGGAGTGTGTCTCAGGACTGACCTGTGTTGAGTGGGGCATCACTTATGGATGCCACTGTTATGCCAGACTGTTTCAGAAGCAGTGCTCTTTTGATTAGATAGGTTCTtggctgtctttaaaaaaatgttctcatAGGCATGTTTCTTGCCATTTAGTATGCAGTGTTAATTCTTAACTGAAGGTAAGCCTGGATTTAAGGCTTTGTGTTTCCTGGGCCAGCAGGTCATGTCATGGGTGCAAGGAACCTGGGCTTGCAGGGGCTTTGGGCTGTGCAAGAGTAAACATTAAAACTTGAGTTGCAGCCAGTTGGCAAACATAGAAGTCTTTGAAGAATGTAACACAAGCAGGGAAAGGAATTATGcagttgtgttttttgtttgtttgtttgtttgttttttttttcccaaaattgtATTATGGAACTGGAGCTAGGGGTTGAAAGTTGAGACCACATGTTAATGATGGGACGTAGGCATCCCAGCCACTGGGCCAATCACCTTTCTCTAGAAAGCTTTTTGTACCCATTGAGAGTTGGCACCTCTGTAGACCTGCTAGCCAGTAGGCCTGTGTGCGTGGGCAATTACAGGTACATTTTCTGTGGAAAGGATGCTCATCTCTATGGGCCACTCCATGGAGGGGCATTACCGACTGGAAATTAGCCCAGGTGAAAGCACTTGGAGTAGGCATCCAACCTCCATGCGTTCGGCAGGATCCAGTCATGACAAGTGAATAGACCCCCAGCTAGCTCACAAATTCAAGTGGAACCTTTATATGCAGCAAGAGCAATAGGACAGATTATTTCCCTACCTCTGAGCAAGCTGCCTTTTTGTAGAACCATGGAATGTTGGCAGTTAATTAAAACATCTTAAATCctctgatggagttcctgccctGTCCTCAACCAGTGAGCTGCTGAGGAGCCATAGGCACCCACCCCAGATTTCCCCAGGAGTTGGAGTGAATGCCGAGTGAccactctgctgccttctctcagaagcagtggaggaagaccaCTGTGCCTGTGTTAAATGTATGCAAAGCCACATctcttgtttcttcatttttcaatgtTTCTGTTGCGTGGATTAATAAAACTAAATGTGCAGATTATGTGACTAGGCCAAGAAGTAAAGGTTCTTTTCAAGTACAGTATTTTTTTAACCAATAAATGTGCTATTTTTACAGCACTGTTTTTGCCAAGAGTTGTGAAATCACTTAAGTACATGGGGGATTGGAGATAAAATACCTGCCCTAAAGTCAACACACCACAGCATCAGCACTGAAAATCTCATCTCCCCTTGCATTCAAGAACGGTCCTGTTTGGAATGTACTGGCTGAACTCGGGAAGTATTCAAGTTGTGAAGGGCTTTTAACATTTGGTTCTGCTTAAGCGGTGCAGGACTCTTCCCTACTGGGGACCCATGAGGAGCCCTTCTGTTCTAGGGAGCTCTGTCTTGGTTCTATTTAAGGGATCAGATCGTCAGAGTAAGCCAACGCCAGCTCTGGGGCGCTGATGCCTTGCCCATCACGTTAGAACAATGACCTTGGAACCTTAGTACTGTCATGACTGGATAGGGACCCAAACCCACCTCAGTGTAGAAACTCCCAGTGAGGATTCACAGCTCTAATGGGCACATGAGAAGAAGGTGCCTGATGCAGGGCAAGAATACGGGTCCTCTGGATTACAGGCACCCCTCTGTCCTTAGCAACCTTAGCAACAGAGCCTGGCTAGTAGGGGGGGCTGGAGTTTCTTCTCCGGACTGCACACCCAGCAGGTGTTCTTGCACTGTTGACTCAGCACGGCCATCCTTCTTAGCCCTGCCCTCTTTATAGTACAGGGGCCTGTTTCTGCACATCAGCTCGCCCTTATCCACCTCTGCAGTGTCCCTTCCCCCTCATTCTGATTTACCCTAGGGTCATCCCACCAAGAGCTCCAACacgtgctggggctgcagggcaaCACCTTCCTCAGTCATGACAGGAATGTTCTGAAGTGCATACTGACCTTAAATTTTGGTGAAACAAGTAGATCATCCCCCACACTGcctgtttccttttcttaaattccttcagtctctctttttatttctctctctctcagccctcTTCATTGCCAGGTTAACTCTTAACCCACCTTATACTAACGCCTACACGAGTGTGTTTGCAATGGCAAACCTTTGGTCTCTACTGGCTAGCCTTTGGTCAAATGCCAATCGGTCGGGAAACGTGTCCTGGACAATGACTTCTGTCCACTGTACTCCCAcgcccgggggtggggggaaagcgTATCTGTTGACAGCCGCCCTCCTCCCGAATTTGCGAAGCTGCGGGAAGCATAAACCAGAGCCCGGCCTTTGCTTTTCCTAAGAacacccaaggctttgtgcttccCTTTTCTGGCGCCTGCCTCAGTCCTTGGACCGAGGAGGCCAGGGGGCGCGCCACGATCGGGGAGGTTCTCCCCAAAAAGTCTCACCGCCCCGGGGTCCAGATTGCAAACAGTGCAGGGCGGCAGAAGGAGGCTCTCCCGAGCCGCGCGCGCGATGACAATCACAGGTGGAGCTAACGGCTGATTATCTCGGCCTCCCGGCACTTCCACCGCAGTAACGGGGTGAACGAACGGTGTGGTAGGAATCGGGGCCAGTGGGGTTCCCCGGGCCACAGCCCTCGGCGCTCCGGTCCCCCGAACCTGGGCGCCGCCCACGTCTCCCCCGTGACGCGGGCGAGGGGGCTCGGGAGTTGTAGTCTCCGTCAGGGAGCGTGAGCGCCGGGGCCGGGGCTGCGCGGACTCCACGTCCCGGCGGGCGGCGCGGCCTGGGGCCGCCAGGGGCGGGGCCGTCGGCCCTTTAAACCTTTCAGGGCTGCTCCGAGGGCCGCAGCCGGAGACAGCACCACGAGGGGGCTGAGTGCGGAGCGGCGTCTGGACGCTAAGCGGAGGTACGAACTGGGCTCCTTCCTTTCCTGGGTGTTCGAGGGATCCCTAGGGGAGACCCCTGTCCGCAGGTTCCCCCGAGGCAGGAGGGTTGTCGACCGCGGACTGCTGCCCACGCTGGGGTCCCCGCGCCCACGCGAGCAGGGGGCCGGACCGGACTTCCCGCGTGAACCCGCCCCTTCGCCAGGGCGCAGTGATCAGGTGGTTGCCTGCGCGCCGCCGCCTCACCGCCCACCACCGGGCCCCAAACATTGCCCCTGCTTTTCTTTGGCGTGGACCCCTTGATTGTCCTAGCTCCAGCCTTCTCCCAGCCCGGGTCCCTCAGGCGAGGGAGGTGGACTCTttccagatgttgcagcccagcctgatcctctCAGCACGCCACTGGCGTGTGGGTGGTCCGTGGAGggctctcccccctccccgtgAATGCCAAGGTTCAGCCCAAAGTTAGTGACAAGCCCCAAGGCAGCTCCAGATGAAGTGTTGACcacctgccctctcccctccccccttctccTGGCCACTCACCAGACCCTGGACTTTGATCTTTCTCCCCACcaggccagggcagctgatggttgTGGCCCgacccctcctccctgcctacCTCTTGTCCTCCCCCCCATACCACCAccaccctggctcccctccctcaTGACAGCCTGGATCCTCCTCCCTGTCAGCCTGTCTGCCTTCTCCATCACCGGCATATGGACTGTGTGAGTACTGGGGGCCACACAAAGTCCCTTGTCCCACAACAGGACCCAGGGTCGCCCTGGCTGCCTCCAAAGCCTGGCCTGGTGCCTGGGCACACAGCCCCTTGGGACAAGCTGGCACCACTGCTGTTCAGCAATGGATTCCTGACAGACTGACTTCCAGCCTGTAGCTGGtgaggggggtgggaggaggaggaacagcttCCTGAGGGCcgggctgctgctggggtgtggtaTCAAGCCTCAGGGCACTCTTGAATTCTCTGCGATAAAGATGGGGCTGAATGGGGCCAGAAATCCCAGTGGAAGAGCAGAGCCAGTGGGGGAGAGGGGCGGCTGGGCTGGGGGGAAGAGTGACAGTTCTGCTCCCGCAGGTATGCCATGGCCGTGATGAACCGCCACGTGTGCCCTGTGGAGAACTGGTATGGAGCACTTTGCAGAAAGCCTTACTTAAAGCTCCCTCCTGCTCTGTCCCCTCTCATGCCAGTGGCTGCCAGGAGCCCAAGAGAGACCCTAGGCCTCCCTGCAGTTCTGACATTGGTCCCTAGGCATGGCTTCCTGCCCGCCTACCCATTTCTCTCCACTCCCCTGCATCCCTTTGGCTTGTTTCAGGCAGACCCTGGGGTGCAGCTCTGCTGCCCAAGGGCCAGGGCACCCCTTCCTCCCAGTCCACTCCCTGTCCTGCCCACCAGGTCCTACAACGATTCCTGTTCTCCTGACCCTGCTGAACAAGGGGGCCCCAAGACCTGCTGCACCCTGGATGATGTCCCCCTCATCAGGTAAGCCGCAGAAGTGGGGAAGTGGGGCGGGTCAGGGAGACCCTCAGCACTGACTGCCCTCGGGATCAGCAATAATCCTTATACTAAGGGCAGTGGCAGTAGCACTTGGCAGTTGAACTTCCTCCTCCCACCAGCGAGGCAGCTGTTGTCTTCTAGCATTTTTTATCGTTTCGGAAATCAAGGCTCAAGAGTTGTCACTTGTCCAGGCCACCACAGTTCATCTGCCGAGGCATGGTTAAGGAAAGGCTGACCAGCCACAAGCCTCAGCTGGGAGTCTCTTGAACTGACCACTCCTGGGCACTCCCGTAGCTCTCCCACATGCAAGCTCTGCTGGGAGGCCAGTCATACATCAGGAACACAGGCCTTGTTCCTAAAGCAGTGCCTTGCCTGCAAATGAACAGGTGCCCAGAAGGCAAGGGGAGCCCTGCTGGGCCCAAGTGGGGCTCCTCTGGGACAACCCCTCTCACTCTGCCCTTGCCCCTCCCTCAGCAAGTGCGGCACATATCCCCCAGAGAGCTGCCTCTTCAGCCTCATTGGCAACATGGGTGCTTTCATGGGTGAGTTGGCCCCGCAGTCCCATCTTGCAcatgcctccctcccccaggaaGCCCTCCTCCAGCTCACCCCTCCCCACCAAGAGCTAAGGCAATAGGGGCaacttctctctatctctctcccgcCCATTCCTTGAAGGCCAAAGGCCAACTCCCACACAGCCCACACCACACAGCCCACATCTTGcaccctctgcaggccccagggcCCGGAGCAAATTCAGTTCACCACATGCCTCTCCACTGCCTTCTAGCCtccagggcaaaaaaaaaaagttccagaacTTGGGGAGGTGTGGTGGGGGCAGCTGGCAGGCTGGGGGTGGCCCCGGGAGGATTCAGAGCCAGCCCCAGCCTTGTTCTCCTCCTGCAGTGGCCCTCATCTGCCTTTTGCGCTACGGGCAGCTCCTAGAACAGAACCGGCACTCCTGGGTTAACACCACTGCACTCATCACAGGCTGCACCAACGCCGCGGGCCTCGTGGTGGTCGGCAACTTTCAGGTGCCCCCTTGTCCACCCCACCTGAATCTTGAATCCCCGCATCCTTCCCATAGGGCCTGGCTGCCTGCAGGAGTGGTGGCAGCCACAGCACCTAAAGGCTGGGGGCTCAGGAAAGCAAGactgggagggagagaagagaggaggaagtgAAGGCGGAGTGGTGGGGCCACCTCACAGACTAGTCCCTGTGTCTGGGAGCAGGTGGATCATGCCAAGTCTCTGCACTACGTTGGCGCTGGCGTGGCCTTCCCCGCGGGGTTGCTGTTTGTGTGCCTGCACTGTGCCCTCTCCTACCACGGGGCTGCCACGCCCCTGGACCTGGCTGTGGCCCACCTGCGAAGCGTGCTGGCTGTCATCGCCTTCATCACCCTGGTCCTCAGTATCCTTCCAGGACTGGGCACCCAGGAACCTTCTCCTCTAGCTCAGCCGTTCTCCCATCCCAGACAGGAGTGTGGAGTtgagaggggggaggggggtgggtgCCAGCTCCCACTTGCTCTTGTTTCTGCCCCGCCCTCCAGGAAAAGGTGCTACCTGAGCTGGCCCTTCCTTGCCTCAGCCTAGTTACCTGTGATGGGCCTGGACTGGGGGCGTGGCCAGCCACCCGCACATACTCCTGAATGCTTCCTTAGCCTCGTTCCAGGTGGTGTCTTCTTTGTCCACGAAAGCTCGCAGCTGCAGCACGGGGCGGCCCTGTGTGAGTGGGTGTTCGTCATCGATATCCTCATTTTCTATGGCACCTTCAGT
Coding sequences within:
- the C8H2orf68 gene encoding UPF0561 protein C2orf68 homolog isoform X3, producing MEAARGPGPRLCCKPGGRLDMSHGFVHHIRRNQIARDDYDKKVKQAAKEKVRRRHTPAPTRPRKPDLQVYLPRHRDGSTRPGKPDPEESSDSSSSGGSEPEPAGHQLFCLEYEADSGEVTSVIVYQDDDPGRVSEEVSAHTPLDPPMREALKLRVQEEISKRQNRH
- the C8H2orf68 gene encoding UPF0561 protein C2orf68 homolog isoform X1; the protein is MEAARGPGPRLCCKPGGRLDMSHGFVHHIRRNQIARDDYDKKVKQAAKEKVRRRHTPAPTRPRKPDLQVYLPRHRDGSTRPGKPDPEESSDSSSSGGSEPEPAGHQLFCLEYEADSGEVTSVIVYQGYSPHRLQDQSLQVRRFFNRSCGLAHGISLESCDCSVWRFFLCASHNWIACYTVFV
- the C8H2orf68 gene encoding UPF0561 protein C2orf68 homolog isoform X4, producing MEAARGPGPRLCCKPGGRLDMSHGFVHHIRRNQIARDDYDKKVKQAAKEKVRRRHTPAPTRPRKPDLQVYLPRHRDGSTRPGKPDPEESSDSSSSGGSEPEPAGHQLFCLEYEADSGEVTSVIVYQVTGPVTSSPPVLQ
- the C8H2orf68 gene encoding UPF0561 protein C2orf68 homolog isoform X2 → MEAARGPGPRLCCKPGGRLDMSHGFVHHIRRNQIARDDYDKKVKQAAKEKVRRRHTPAPTRPRKPDLQVYLPRHRGKPDPEESSDSSSSGGSEPEPAGHQLFCLEYEADSGEVTSVIVYQGYSPHRLQDQSLQVRRFFNRSCGLAHGISLESCDCSVWRFFLCASHNWIACYTVFV
- the TMEM150A gene encoding transmembrane protein 150A, with the protein product MTAWILLPVSLSAFSITGIWTVYAMAVMNRHVCPVENWSYNDSCSPDPAEQGGPKTCCTLDDVPLISKCGTYPPESCLFSLIGNMGAFMVALICLLRYGQLLEQNRHSWVNTTALITGCTNAAGLVVVGNFQVDHAKSLHYVGAGVAFPAGLLFVCLHCALSYHGAATPLDLAVAHLRSVLAVIAFITLVLSGVFFVHESSQLQHGAALCEWVFVIDILIFYGTFSYEFGAISSDTLVAALQPAPGRACKSSGSSSTSTHLNCAPESIAMI